In Phycisphaerae bacterium, one genomic interval encodes:
- a CDS encoding DNA polymerase Y family protein has protein sequence MRRMLCLYMPYLPTERARRSVGPADEPARPLVLTRPSGSSLVVEDVCPRARQLGLRPGLSLGQAQAIVPELAVRPYEPQRDQQALVRLAQWALRFSPLVEPMPPDTLLLDITGCQLLFGGEENIARQAVAGLACYGFQARAAIADTVGAAYALAAAGGTAIQIAPAGQLSACLAPLPPAVLRIEPRVVARLDALGVRSVGDLLMLPRASLPARFGARLVLRLQQALGEAPEPVSPYRPEEVPSAALPFEAPVTDGQAVAWAVERLLAELFTQLRRRELALRRLVCVLYGERIPPRVVTIGLARASRVPEHVGKLLHQRLESVDLAPGVTGLRLVARETSRWTAGQIGLFEPCTPDDDEALGCLVDRVVGRLGYDAVVRPRLLDDHQPERAFRYVSVAEAGCAAEAGTEETYAYVPARPVCLFARPVPIRVIALVPDGPPTWFWYSGREYRVASARGPERLETAWWRGPDMRRDYFRVTAETGAQFWIFRALIEGQWFLHGVFA, from the coding sequence ATGCGGCGGATGTTGTGCCTGTACATGCCGTATCTGCCGACGGAGCGGGCGCGCCGCTCCGTCGGGCCAGCGGATGAGCCCGCGCGCCCGTTGGTGCTGACGCGGCCCAGCGGCTCGTCGCTGGTTGTGGAAGATGTGTGTCCGCGCGCCCGGCAGCTTGGCCTGCGGCCGGGGCTTTCGCTCGGGCAGGCACAGGCCATCGTGCCCGAGCTGGCGGTTCGGCCATACGAGCCGCAGCGCGATCAGCAGGCGCTGGTGCGTTTGGCGCAGTGGGCGTTGCGGTTCAGTCCGCTGGTCGAGCCCATGCCGCCGGACACGCTGCTGCTCGACATCACCGGATGTCAGTTGCTCTTCGGAGGAGAAGAGAACATTGCGCGTCAGGCCGTGGCGGGCCTGGCGTGCTACGGTTTTCAGGCGCGGGCGGCGATCGCCGACACGGTCGGCGCCGCGTATGCGCTGGCGGCGGCGGGCGGTACGGCGATTCAGATTGCGCCCGCGGGGCAGTTGAGCGCCTGCTTGGCGCCGTTGCCGCCGGCGGTGTTGCGCATTGAGCCGCGGGTCGTCGCGCGTCTGGACGCGCTCGGCGTCCGCAGCGTCGGCGATCTGCTGATGTTGCCGCGTGCGTCGTTGCCGGCCCGCTTTGGTGCCCGGCTCGTGTTGCGTTTGCAGCAGGCGCTGGGCGAGGCGCCGGAGCCGGTCTCGCCGTATCGCCCGGAAGAAGTGCCGAGCGCGGCGCTGCCGTTCGAGGCACCGGTCACGGACGGACAGGCAGTCGCGTGGGCGGTCGAGCGGCTGCTGGCGGAGCTGTTCACGCAGTTGCGCCGACGGGAGCTGGCGCTGCGGCGGCTGGTGTGCGTGCTGTATGGCGAGCGCATCCCGCCGCGCGTGGTCACCATCGGGCTGGCGCGGGCATCGCGCGTGCCGGAGCATGTCGGGAAGCTGCTGCACCAGCGCCTGGAGTCGGTGGATCTGGCGCCCGGCGTAACCGGCCTGCGCCTGGTGGCTCGCGAGACGTCGCGCTGGACCGCCGGGCAGATCGGGCTGTTCGAGCCGTGCACGCCGGACGATGACGAGGCCCTCGGTTGCCTGGTGGATCGCGTCGTCGGGCGTCTGGGGTATGACGCGGTGGTGCGGCCGCGGTTGCTGGATGATCATCAGCCGGAGAGGGCGTTTCGGTATGTGTCGGTGGCCGAGGCAGGTTGTGCGGCGGAGGCGGGTACGGAGGAGACGTATGCGTATGTTCCGGCCCGGCCGGTGTGCCTATTTGCGCGGCCGGTGCCGATTCGCGTGATTGCGCTGGTGCCCGACGGGCCGCCGACGTGGTTCTGGTATTCGGGGCGCGAATACCGGGTGGCTAGCGCCCGGGGTCCGGAGCGGCTGGAAACGGCGTGGTGGCGTGGCCCGGACATGCGCCGCGACTATTTTCGCGTGACGGCGGAGACCGGCGCGCAATTCTGGATTTTCCGCGCCCTGATCGAAGGGCAGTGGTTCCTGCACGGCGTGTTCGCGTAA
- a CDS encoding GPP34 family phosphoprotein, protein MTARDSELCLQEELLLLLLRDEKGTVDHRAGMYQFALGGALLAELLLAERVTIADEKRRFVTVVEPALLGEPVLDDCLTRLRDAKRRAKAETWVARFANLRRLRHRVAAGLCRRGVLHETEDRILWIFTRRRYPERDHRYEQRIISRLDRAIFSDTQQVDARTAALVALADSGHLLPIVFEKKRLRERRARIKAVAAGDYSSRAVRAAVQAARAAAQAAMAAAVIAATAASTS, encoded by the coding sequence ATGACCGCACGCGACAGCGAACTATGCCTGCAAGAAGAGTTGCTGCTTCTGCTGCTGCGCGATGAGAAGGGTACGGTGGATCACCGCGCCGGCATGTACCAGTTCGCGCTGGGAGGGGCCCTGCTCGCCGAACTGCTGCTGGCGGAGCGCGTGACCATCGCCGACGAAAAACGCCGGTTTGTCACCGTTGTGGAACCCGCGCTGCTGGGTGAACCCGTGCTCGACGACTGCCTGACGCGCCTGCGCGACGCAAAACGCCGGGCGAAAGCCGAGACCTGGGTTGCGCGTTTCGCCAACCTGCGCCGCCTGCGGCACCGCGTCGCGGCCGGGCTGTGCCGCCGCGGCGTGCTGCACGAGACCGAGGACCGCATCCTGTGGATCTTCACGCGCCGGCGCTACCCCGAGCGCGATCACCGCTACGAGCAGCGCATCATCAGCCGCCTCGACCGGGCGATCTTCAGCGATACGCAGCAGGTTGACGCCCGTACGGCCGCGCTGGTCGCGCTCGCGGACAGCGGGCATCTGTTGCCGATCGTGTTTGAGAAAAAGCGGCTGCGCGAGCGCCGCGCGCGGATCAAGGCCGTGGCCGCCGGCGACTATTCCAGCCGCGCGGTCCGCGCCGCGGTGCAGGCCGCCCGCGCCGCCGCCCAGGCGGCGATGGCCGCCGCGGTAATCGCGGCCACGGCAGCGTCGACGAGTTGA
- a CDS encoding pyrroline-5-carboxylate reductase, with protein sequence MPTQYEIGVIGAGNAAEGIVHGILRNSILLEDRIIASDPNPQRRQLFEQRFHITTTDDNRHLVRESYIILLAVKPQQYRDAVHDFANLVREDHLVVSIMAGVSTRSLEECFPQIKARVVRTMPNLASHVGAGMAGVCAGRYASEADLLRAQRIFDAGGKSVHITDEALMDAVTAVSGTGPAYYYFFTEALMEAAKRIGLSPHYASLLAKQTALGAARMMLESGEAPGTLREKVTSPGGTTAAALASMRDSQVFEHIIAGVEAAFHRSRELGA encoded by the coding sequence GTGCCCACGCAGTATGAGATCGGAGTCATCGGGGCGGGCAATGCCGCCGAGGGCATCGTCCACGGCATCCTCCGCAACAGCATCCTGCTGGAGGACCGCATCATCGCCTCGGACCCGAACCCACAGCGCCGCCAGCTTTTTGAGCAGCGCTTTCACATTACAACCACCGACGACAATCGCCACCTGGTGCGCGAGAGTTACATCATTCTGCTGGCCGTCAAGCCGCAGCAGTATCGCGACGCTGTGCACGATTTCGCGAACCTGGTCCGCGAGGATCACTTGGTCGTGTCGATCATGGCGGGCGTCTCCACGCGGTCGCTGGAGGAGTGTTTTCCGCAGATCAAGGCCCGCGTGGTGCGCACCATGCCGAACCTGGCGTCGCACGTCGGGGCCGGCATGGCGGGCGTGTGTGCCGGGCGCTACGCCAGCGAGGCCGACCTGCTGCGCGCGCAACGGATCTTCGATGCTGGCGGCAAGAGCGTGCACATCACCGACGAGGCTCTCATGGACGCCGTCACGGCCGTCTCGGGGACCGGACCGGCCTACTACTACTTTTTCACGGAAGCGCTCATGGAGGCGGCGAAGCGCATCGGACTCTCGCCGCACTATGCGAGCCTGCTGGCGAAACAGACCGCGCTTGGCGCGGCACGCATGATGCTCGAGTCCGGTGAGGCCCCCGGCACACTGCGCGAAAAGGTAACTTCGCCGGGCGGCACCACGGCGGCCGCGCTCGCGTCCATGCGCGACAGCCAGGTCTTTGAGCACATCATCGCCGGCGTTGAGGCCGCCTTTCACCGCAGCCGCGAGCTGGGGGCGTAG
- a CDS encoding ParA family protein — MFVAVVNSKGGVGKSTIAVHAAVWLRERGVRLAVVDADAQASTSEWLAQAAPGLRIERCETVAQLNERLPRLSAVYDVVLADGPAALSAETVVLAAAADLVLLPIGPSMMDVRASYRTARMLYNLRLRVHRTERPQVVTILNRVQPRTRLAQIAMEAVGKYGFPLARTCLCLRQAYAEACGKGTVVWKLGDSGRRAAIEIRRLFDDVLTVVPRTLPASAVVMPNTPVNPLVPASPAPTPPATPVTPVAAARPGE; from the coding sequence ATGTTTGTCGCAGTTGTAAACAGCAAGGGCGGCGTGGGGAAGTCCACGATTGCCGTCCACGCCGCCGTCTGGTTGCGCGAGCGCGGGGTCCGGTTGGCGGTGGTCGACGCCGACGCCCAGGCGAGCACGTCTGAGTGGCTGGCGCAGGCCGCGCCGGGCCTGCGCATCGAGCGCTGCGAGACGGTCGCCCAGCTGAATGAGCGCCTGCCGCGGCTCAGTGCGGTCTACGACGTCGTGCTCGCGGATGGGCCGGCGGCACTGAGCGCGGAGACGGTGGTGCTGGCGGCGGCCGCCGACCTGGTGCTGCTGCCGATCGGGCCGTCGATGATGGATGTGCGCGCCTCGTATCGCACGGCGCGGATGCTCTACAACCTCCGGCTGCGCGTGCATCGTACGGAGCGTCCCCAGGTCGTGACGATCCTGAACCGCGTGCAGCCGCGCACGCGCCTGGCCCAGATCGCGATGGAGGCCGTCGGCAAATACGGGTTCCCACTGGCGCGGACGTGCCTCTGTCTCCGACAGGCCTATGCCGAAGCCTGCGGCAAGGGCACCGTAGTCTGGAAGCTGGGCGACAGCGGCCGGCGCGCGGCGATCGAGATTCGGCGGCTGTTTGACGACGTGCTGACCGTGGTGCCGCGGACGTTGCCGGCCAGTGCCGTCGTCATGCCGAACACTCCCGTCAACCCGCTGGTACCCGCGTCCCCCGCCCCGACGCCGCCGGCCACGCCCGTAACGCCCGTCGCGGCAGCGCGACCCGGTGAGTAG